In the genome of Bradyrhizobium ottawaense, the window GCCCGGGCGAGGACCAAGGCCCCGACCAGGGAGGCGGTGGCGGCGAGCGCCTTGTCCCTACTCTGCCGTGGCTTCAGCGTGGAGGCCATTCGGCCGCTCAGGAAAGCGATCGCGCCCCGCACGCCGGCCGTGAAGCGCTCTCTCACGCCGCGGCTCTGGCGCGACATCTCGCAAGCCAGGGCGGCAAAGGGGCAGCCGCTTGCCGGATCGTCGCGATGGGCCGGCGAGAGGTAGTCCGAAACGTAATCGTCGAGAGCAAAGGCCTCGGGCAATTCCTGCGCCTTGGCCGCGATCGCGTAGGCCACCGCTTCTTCGACGAGCCGTTCCTTGGAACCGAACTGACTGTACAGGCTGCCGTGTGTCATCCCGGCCGCCTCGGCAAGAGCATCGACACCCACGCCGGAGATGCCGCGCTCGCGCATCAGGCGGGAGGCGGTATCGAGGATGCGCTCGCGATTCTTCGCCGCCTGTTCTTTTGAAACGCGCATGTTCGCTGGTCCTCAATCACGGGGCTTGACAATTATAATTACGGTCGTCATGTATATCAATAGTTACGATCGTAATCAAAATGTTTCTAGCCGAGTGGTGGCGCCGGAGAGGCTTATGAACAGGATTGAACCGAAGATCGCGCTGGTGACCGGCGCCTCGTCAGGAATCGGACAGGCCACGGCGGAGCGGCTTGCGAACGCCGGCTATAACGTGTTTGGCACCAGCAGGCGGGGCACACAGGCTGGCAAGCATCCGTTCGAGATGCTGTCACTCGACGTGACCAGCGATGCATCGGTAGAAGCAGCCGTCAGCGAAGTGATACGGCGCGAGGGCCGCATCGACCTGCTCGTGAACAATGCCGGCTTTGGTGTTGCCCCTGCGGGGGCGGAAGAGAGCTCGATGGATCAGGCACGAGCGATCTTCGACACGAACTTCTTCGGGCTGATCCGGATGACGCGGGCCGTCGTGCCACACATGCGACGCCAGGGGAGTGGCCGCATCATCAACATCGGCTCTGTGCTTGGCTTTCTACCGATGCCGTATGGCGCGCTCTATGCCGCAACCAAGCACGCGGTGGCCGGCTACTCGGAGTCGCTCGACCATGAACTGCGCACGAGAGGCATTCGGGTCTCGGTGATTGAGCCCGCGTACACCAAGACGCCGTTCGACGCGAACTTCCTGGAGCCCGATGCCAAGCTCGATGAATATCGCGAGGCGCGCGCGGGCGTGACCAAGAAGGTGAACGAGGTGATGGCAACGGCCGAACAGCCGGCCGTAGTGGCCGAGACCGTGCTGAAGGCGGCGAGCGCGATGCGGCCGCAAGTCCGGTACGCGGCTGGCAGCCTCGCGAAGCGCCTGCGATTCTTGCGGCGATTTGCGCCAGTCGGCTTGGTGGATGCCGGCATACGAAAAGACCTGCGTCTTGATGTGCGGGCGTCGCAGTCCGCCCGCACCGCCCGGGCCTTCTGACCGCAACAACCGGCGTACGCGCGGCCACTTGCCACCGCGACTGCAAGGAACCTTCGGACCGAGAGGGAAGATGAAAGCTCTTGTCTTCAAACGTTACGGCAAGCCGAATCAGGTCGCATTGGCTGAAATTCCCCGGCCGACGCCCAAGCCGAACGAAATTCTGGTCCAGGTTCACGCCGCGGGCTTGAACCCGATCGACAACATGATTCCGAAAGGAACATTCAAGCCCATCCTCAAGTTTCAGCTGCCGGCAACGCTGGGCAGTGATCTTGCGGGCGTCGTCGTCGAGGTCGGAAGCAGCGTGACCCGCTTCAAGCCGGGCGATGCCGTCTTCGCCAGCATCTTCGATTTCGGAACCGGTGCTCTCGCCGAATTCGCGCGCGTGCCGGAGCATGCCGCCGCGCTCAAGCCGCCAAACCTGGACTTCGTGCAGGCGGCCTCGATCCCGATGGTCGGCCTGACATCGTGGCAGGCGCTCAAGGAGCGCATGCGTCTCAAGCCCCATCAGAAGGTGTTCATCCCCGCGGGCGCCGGCGGGATCGGCACCTTTGCGATCCAGCTCGCGACATATCTCGGAGCCCGGGTGGGAACGACGACCAGCACAGGAAATGTCGATCTGGTGCGCAGCCTCGGGGCTGACGAGGTGGTCGACTACAAGACACAGCAATTCGAGGACGTGCTGCGGGACTACGACGCCGTGCTAGGCACGGTCAGGGGCGATGCGCTCGAAAAATCGCTTCGGATCCTGAAGCCGGGAAGCACGATAGCTTCGCTCATCGGGCCACCGGACGCCGCGTTCGCGCGCGCCCGAGGGATGAACTTCTTCATGGTGTTCCTGTTCGGATTGCTGAGCCGCAAGATCATTCGCCATGCCGGCAAGATTGGCGCGGAATATTCATTCCTGTTCGTGCATCCCGACGGTAGCCAACTCGCCGAGATCGGCGAGCTTCTCAAGGCCGAGCGCATCCGGCCGGTGATCGACAAGGTATTTCCGTTCGAACAGGCGAAGGCGGCGCTGGCGTATCTCGAAAAGGGGCGAGCCAAGGGGAAGGTCGTAGTCCAGATGAGGTCAAGCGCCAATTCTGGCTAACAAAACGTCCATACCGCGTCCAACAACGAGGTGTTTCGGAAGGGCCCGGGGAGCGCCATTTCGTCGGCCACCCCCAGAATTCGGCCGCCTTCCCCTCGTAGCCGCGACGACGATGCTCAGGAGCCAGCTTTCGCATGGCTCGGCGCAGCCACTCTCTCACGCCGTCGTGCCGTCGATCGAGCGGCGGATCACCTTCTGCACCTCCGAATTCGACAGGAACAGATCGTGGTTGATGATGCCCCAGCCTTCCTGGGAGGCATCGACCACGCGCACGCCGAGCCGCGCGATGACGGCCTTTTCGGCGGCGCCGACCCTGGTCATTCCACCTGCGATCTGGCCCGACAGCGCGAGTGCGCGGTCGTTCGTCGCGGCGATCACGGTGATCTTGCCGGCCAGCGGACCGATGCGCTGGATCGCCGACGAGAACACGTCCATGTCGATATCGGGCGCGGCAAACACGACCGCGCCGATCTTGCTCGTGACGGTGTCGCCGTATCGCGCATGGAGCTGACGCAGGCTTTCGAGCGTCAGCATGGTTCCCATGCTGTGGGCGACGATGTGCACGCGGCCGGCGCTTGGCGCCGACACGAGCGCGGAGAGCACGCGTTCGAAATCGTCGCGCGACCACATCGCGCTGTCGCGGTCATAGGCATAGTCGAACAGGCCGGCCTTGGAGGGCCAGGAGAACACCATCGTCCGGCCGCGGAACTTGATGCCATCGGAGAGATGGGCGCCGTCCAGCACGGCCGTCTCGAATGTCTGCTTGAAGCCGTGCACATAGATCAGCACGTCGCCTGTCCCGGCCTGCGCGGCGAGATCGCCAGCGTCGGCCGGCACCGGTTCGACCCGATCAAGGCGCCAGTCGCCAAGTCCAACGGAGGCGAGGGACAAACGGCTCTCGTCCGGCGCCGCCAGCTTGGCCCGCGCGACCGTCATGGCCGTCGCGCGTTCCGGCCCAAACCAGGGTTTGGCACGGGCGCCGTTGACGGGCTTGCGCGTGGTGGTGACAAGCACTGTCGGGTCAAGCGAGAGCGACGACGCGTCGAAGCGCGCGCCGGTTGCACCCAGGCCAGCGCATCCGCCGAGTGCGACGGCACTTCCTGCCGACATAAGCCCGCCGAGGAAAGCGCGGCGCGAAACGGAATGACGGGAGTCGCGTTGCTGAGGACGTCGGACGATCACTGGGAACCTTTGGGAACTTTGCCCACCTCAGGCCGCCCCGCCTAGCTCACTGAATGACAATGCAGGCGAGAAGACGGCGGAGCCGCTTCGCGGCCGGTTCAAAAGTCATGGCCTTCGAACAGGTGCCGCATCAGCCGATGATGCCGATCGCGTGGAGCGTGCACAATCGCGCAAGGCTTACTCCGTGGCTTTCGCCGCGTAGGCCCCGCCCCGTAAAGCGAAACAGGCCAAAGTTCTGTCAACCCCTCCTCACAAAAATATTCTACTTTACCGAAATTCGGATTTGTCGTATGTGTCGGCCATCCCAGCCCACCAAAGGGGCGGTCGTACGTCGTTTCGAACGCGGGCGGGGAGTTGCGGTGGACGCGGGCGGCGTTAAAGGCGGAGCTTGCGCGTGCAGGGCGAGGTCATCTCGTGAGCAAGCGTGACCCGCGAAGACGAACGGCGCCCCTGCGTACGGCGAAACCGTGTGGTCCTGGCCGTCGTTGCTACGGTCAAGCCTTTCGCGGAGATGCGAGCGAGCCCAACCGGGCAGACTGCATCATCCAATTCGCGGGGCGAGGGAGGCCAGAAGGAAAGTTCGGCTCCCGGGAGAGCGCGGCATATTGGCCGTCAAACCATCGCGCAGGGAAGGCCTGGTATCGGCTGCCCTGTGTCTCCCCTGTGCATTGCGTGTGCATTTGTTCAGCACGGGGGTCTATACGGGTGCCAGCCGGCGCCCGGCCTTCCCTGCGCCCTTTCTTTCGAGAGGGTGAGGAGAGCAGCATCACTCGGGCAAAACATGCCGCGAGGACGCGGGCGCGCGTCCGCGGGTTGCCTGCCAGATGACCTTCCGTGCGAGCATGATGCGTCGGCTTCAGTGGAGGTGGTCGTCGCTTCCGGAATCTGCCTTGATGCGATTTCGAGGTGGAGGGAGTGACGATATGAGCGGCTTGGTGATCTCTGGCGGCCGGGTGGTAGATCCCGCGAGTGGGATGGACGCCGTCGGCGACGTGGCGGTGGTGGACGGCAAGGTCGCCGCGGTCGGCACGGGCCTCGGCGGCGCCGAGCGGGTGATCGACGCGACCGGGCTCGTGGTCGCCCCCGGCTTCATCGACCTGCACGCCCATGGCCAATCCATTCCGGCGGACCGCATGCAGGCGTTCGACGGGGTGACGACGACGCTCGATCTCGAGGCCGGCGTGCTGCCGGTCGGGTCCTGGTATGAGCGCCAGGCGAGAAAAGGCCGCGTGCTGAACTATGGCGCCGCCACCAACTGGGCGTTTGCGCGCATCGGCGCAATGACCGGCTCCAATGCGGAGAGCTCGCTGGAGGCGTTCGGCAACGCCATGCGCGACCGCCGCTGGATGGACAACGTGGCGAGTGATGCGGAGGTCGCCGGCATTCTCGAGCGTCTTTCGCGCGGTCTCGATGAAGGCGGCATCGGCGTCGGCATCCTCAATGCCTACGCGCCGGGCGCCGGCGTGCAGGAGCTGACCGCGGTCTGCCAGCTCGCCGCCGCCAAGGACGTGCCGACCTTCACCCACGTCGCCTTCATGTCGCGCATCGACCCCGAGAGCGCGGTGGAAGCCTATATTCGCCTGATCGGCTATGCCGGCGCCACCGGCGCGCACATGCACATCTGCCATTTCAATTCGTCGAGCAAGACCGACGTCGAGCGTTGCCGCGTGCTGATCGCGAAGGCGCAGGCGCAGGGCCTGCCCATCACGGTCGAAGCCTATCCTTACGGCACCGGTTCGACCGTGCTGGCCGCCGCCTTCTTCAGCGACCCCGAATTCGTCGAACGCAACGGCACCGGCTACGATTCCGTGCAGCGCGTGACCGACGGCTATCGCTTCCATGACCGCGAGGAGCTCTTGAAGGCGCAGGCCGAAGAGCCGTCCTCGCTGGTGCTCTGGCACATCCTCGACATCGATAACAATGCGCATCACCGCGACCTGCTCGACATGTCGGTGCTGTATCCCGGCGGCGCGATCGCGTCCGACGCGATGCCGTGGACGACGTCGGACGGCAAGACCTACACCGGCGATGCCTGGCCGCTGCCTGACGATGCCACCTCGCATCCGCGCTCGGCCGGCTGCTTCACGAAATTCATCCGCGAATGGGTGC includes:
- a CDS encoding NADP-dependent oxidoreductase, whose protein sequence is MKALVFKRYGKPNQVALAEIPRPTPKPNEILVQVHAAGLNPIDNMIPKGTFKPILKFQLPATLGSDLAGVVVEVGSSVTRFKPGDAVFASIFDFGTGALAEFARVPEHAAALKPPNLDFVQAASIPMVGLTSWQALKERMRLKPHQKVFIPAGAGGIGTFAIQLATYLGARVGTTTSTGNVDLVRSLGADEVVDYKTQQFEDVLRDYDAVLGTVRGDALEKSLRILKPGSTIASLIGPPDAAFARARGMNFFMVFLFGLLSRKIIRHAGKIGAEYSFLFVHPDGSQLAEIGELLKAERIRPVIDKVFPFEQAKAALAYLEKGRAKGKVVVQMRSSANSG
- a CDS encoding oxidoreductase, producing the protein MNRIEPKIALVTGASSGIGQATAERLANAGYNVFGTSRRGTQAGKHPFEMLSLDVTSDASVEAAVSEVIRREGRIDLLVNNAGFGVAPAGAEESSMDQARAIFDTNFFGLIRMTRAVVPHMRRQGSGRIINIGSVLGFLPMPYGALYAATKHAVAGYSESLDHELRTRGIRVSVIEPAYTKTPFDANFLEPDAKLDEYREARAGVTKKVNEVMATAEQPAVVAETVLKAASAMRPQVRYAAGSLAKRLRFLRRFAPVGLVDAGIRKDLRLDVRASQSARTARAF
- a CDS encoding amidohydrolase family protein gives rise to the protein MSGLVISGGRVVDPASGMDAVGDVAVVDGKVAAVGTGLGGAERVIDATGLVVAPGFIDLHAHGQSIPADRMQAFDGVTTTLDLEAGVLPVGSWYERQARKGRVLNYGAATNWAFARIGAMTGSNAESSLEAFGNAMRDRRWMDNVASDAEVAGILERLSRGLDEGGIGVGILNAYAPGAGVQELTAVCQLAAAKDVPTFTHVAFMSRIDPESAVEAYIRLIGYAGATGAHMHICHFNSSSKTDVERCRVLIAKAQAQGLPITVEAYPYGTGSTVLAAAFFSDPEFVERNGTGYDSVQRVTDGYRFHDREELLKAQAEEPSSLVLWHILDIDNNAHHRDLLDMSVLYPGGAIASDAMPWTTSDGKTYTGDAWPLPDDATSHPRSAGCFTKFIREWVRERKTVSLLDGVRKCALIPAEILSQSTPAMRAKGRLTKDADADIVVFDYEKLSDRATFTAMNRPSEGVRHLVVSGEVLISDGVLDLAARPGKPVRRPVVGG
- a CDS encoding alpha/beta hydrolase, coding for MSAGSAVALGGCAGLGATGARFDASSLSLDPTVLVTTTRKPVNGARAKPWFGPERATAMTVARAKLAAPDESRLSLASVGLGDWRLDRVEPVPADAGDLAAQAGTGDVLIYVHGFKQTFETAVLDGAHLSDGIKFRGRTMVFSWPSKAGLFDYAYDRDSAMWSRDDFERVLSALVSAPSAGRVHIVAHSMGTMLTLESLRQLHARYGDTVTSKIGAVVFAAPDIDMDVFSSAIQRIGPLAGKITVIAATNDRALALSGQIAGGMTRVGAAEKAVIARLGVRVVDASQEGWGIINHDLFLSNSEVQKVIRRSIDGTTA
- a CDS encoding TetR/AcrR family transcriptional regulator, with translation MRVSKEQAAKNRERILDTASRLMRERGISGVGVDALAEAAGMTHGSLYSQFGSKERLVEEAVAYAIAAKAQELPEAFALDDYVSDYLSPAHRDDPASGCPFAALACEMSRQSRGVRERFTAGVRGAIAFLSGRMASTLKPRQSRDKALAATASLVGALVLARAVNDPKLSDEILRATRNSLSG